The Klebsiella quasivariicola region TATCGGTAATACCATGCGCAGGAAGTGGGGGATTTTAAGCCGGGCGATCAGGTTCAACAGAACATAGACGACCAGCCCGGCAATAATCCCGGAGAGCATGCCGCCTAAAAATCCGGCGCCCATCTGATAAGCCATCAGGCCGCCGATGGCACCCGGCGCGATGCCCGGTTTATCGACCATCGAATACGCGATAAATCCTGACAGGATGGGGATAAACAGGGTTAAGCCAGCCATACCAATTTGCGACATGGCCTTCAGGAAACCATGGTCCGGTACGGCGGCTTCCCCGTTAAACATCACCGCGAGCGCCAACAGAACACCACCAGCGACGACAAACGGGATCATGTAGGAGACGCCGGTCATAAAATGTCGTTTAGTATTTTTTAATAGTTTTAACATGTCAGCCTCGTAACGTTTGCTGCTCAGAAGACCAGAGTTCTGGATATCAGCGTGTAAAGCGCTTCCGGGCTTTTTGCCGCTTTAATCTGGCTGACAAATTCATCATTCATGAGCATGCGCGCCAGGGTGGAGAAGTACTTCATATGCTCGTTATCCTGCGCGGATTTGCTAATCGTCAGCATGAATAGGGTATCCACCATGACGCCGCCCCAGGCGATAGGTTGCCTGAGCGTGGCAATACTGACGGAGGAATCCCTGACAGCGTCCGTTTGGGCATGGGGGATAGCAAAGCCCGAGCCAACGACGGTAGGAAAAGGCACTTCGCGAGCCCAGATATCACTGCAGAGCCTGTCACGAGTATTGGTGCGCTGCTGAAGCCACAGGTTATCAACCATCATTTTGATAGCCTCGTTTTTATCAGCGGCGTCAATTCCCCACAAAACCATCTCCGGCGACAGCAGCGGCTTTTGCGCCGCACTAACGCTCGAGTTTTGTAATGCGGCTTTGAACTGTTGTGCGTTGTGATTTTGCAAAAGATTCTGCGTCAGCGACCGGCAATCTCCGGCACTGAGTTGGCCCAGGGCGTGCTTAATCCCCGGAATCGCGGTGCAGTTCATACTCAATTCATCAAAGCCAATGCCGATAAGCAGTGGGAGAATGGTTTCGTCAGCAGCGAGTTCACCGCACAACCCGACAGGCTTACCGGCGCGATGAGCCTCTTTCACTGCGAACTGCAGGGCGCGTAAAAACGGTGGAGTGTAACTGTCATAAAGCGTTTTTACCTGGGCATTACCCCGGTCAGCGGCGAAAAAGTATTGCGTCAGGTCATTACTGCCCACGCTGAAGAAATCCGCATGTTCTGCCATCTCCGCCATAGAGAAAAGTACCGAAGGTACTTCCAGCATGATTCCGAGCGCTGTCTGTTCATCAAATGCCAGACCCTCGTGGCGCATCTCCTGTTTAACCGATTCCAGTACCTCACGACACCAGATAAGTTCTTCCACCCGAGAAATCATCGGCAGCATAATTTTGGCTTTACCTGATGCTGAGGCGCTCAGAATAGCCTTCAGTTGGGTGGAAAAAAGGTCGCGATATTGCGGATAAGTACGCACTGCCCGGAAACCAAGAAACGGGTTTTCTTCATTGTCGACGCTTAGATATCCAACCGGTTTATCACCGCCGATATCGAAGGTGCGAAAGATAACGGGCTTCCCCCCTGCCAGAGTAACAACCTGTTTATACAGGTCTGTCAGTTCAGCGCAGGAGGGCGGGCAATCGCGGCCCATATAGGTTATCTCGGTGCGAAACAGGCCGATGCTTTCCGCGCCGTTTTCAAAGGCCGCCTGCGCTTCGGCAAGGCTTGCAATATTAGCGGCTACCTCTACGCGATGCCCGTCGCGGGTTCTTGCGGGCGCTAAAGCTTTTTCCCGCAGCCGCTGCTGCATTTCCTGCTGGACGGCAATTTCATGACGGTAGTAGCGCAGAACTTTCTCATCCGGATGAGTAATCAGGATCCCCGGCTCACCATCAATGATTATCAGCTGATCGACATCGAAATCCAGCGATGAAAAATCGATATCCGCCAGGGTTGGGATACCTGACGAACGAGCCAGTATGGCTGTATGGGAGGTTTTCCCCGTAGAGGACAGCACCAGACCTGCAAGGTGTTTGCGGTTTAGCGCCAGAAACTGGTTGGGGGTCAAATGATTGGTGAAAACAATCGTCGGTTCATTTAGCAAAGGCGGGTGGTAAGCCAGAGCCTGTTCGCCATAGATCGTACTGATGAGCTGCGTCGCAATATCAAGAATATCCAGGGCGCGCTCCTGCAGATACTTGCTGGGCGAGCGCTCAAGCTGATGGCAAAAGTCAAGGGACGCCTGCGCGATGGCCGACCAGGCATTCATGTTGTTATTCAGATAACCGATCGCACTATCCTGAAATGCGATGTCGGTTATCAGAGATAGATGTGCCGCAATAAGGTCGTGTTCAATACCATGGGTTTTTGCGAGGGCGGCTTCTTGCTCTACGCGTAATGAATCTAACCCGGCAAGAAAGCGGGCTTTTTCACTTTCAATATTGCCGATATGCCCTGGATTGCGGGCGATAATATCGGTGAAAGTCAGGCTCTGCATTATCTGTGGTCTGGCGATGGCTGCGCCTTTATTTATGCGAGTTCCCTGAATCACCTGTGGGTTCAACTCGCGCAGGCAGCGGGGCAGATACCCCTGCGTGGTTATTGGTTCCGGTTCAAGGCTAAAAGTCGGGAGATCGGAAAGCAGCGTGCGCAACTGGACTGCGGCCTGCGTTTCATCCTCTCCGCAAAGGGTGATGCGGCATGTATCGTTTACCAGCGTGTCACTGGCAATCAGCGAGAGGGCGCTTTTCGCATTTGCCAGTAGTCCCGTACGGGTGTTTTCCCAGTCGATATCTGCCTGGAAAAGATTACATAGTCGCGCGATGTATCCGGCAGGCCGGGCATGAACACCTTCATGAAGCTCACATACATAGGTTATAACCACCGCCATCTCAACTCCTGAATGCTATTGTGCGCGTCAACGTGTTGCCGATCTCGCTATCTTTCACTGTTCGCAACGGTGATGACATAGTAAAAAAGTGACCTTTTCTTAAAAATAGTTACCTGATTGTGATTTTGTGACTTTTGTCATATTTATGAATGATTAACTCTCAATTACTTGTTTGATTTAGTTTGTTTTTTTGTTTCTGGCTTTTAAACCGTTTTTGCAATATGGATCACAAATTTAAAGCTAATACAAACAGGTTCATGAAATGGTGCGGGGGTAGGCAGGATAATCTGTTTCCGGCATGTCTATTCACGACTTCTCCGGCGGCATCTATCACTATGGCGTTAGCAGATATGTACCTGATTCAAAACTATCTGAGTTATCTGGCTGATTAATCAAACGAAATAAGGGTCCGCAATAGAGTACGGACCCGTCCGGGTATTAACGACCTACGCGAGCCCGATGCTCAGGAGAGTAACGCTCGCCGACGATTTTAATCGTTTCAAGCGCCTGGGTTATCTTTCGCGAGTCATCCTGAGAAAGGATGATGTCGGCGGCCCCCAGGTTTTCTTCCAGCCGGTGCAGTTTCGTGGTACCAGGGATAGGAACAATCCACGGCTTTTGTGCCAGCAGCCATGCCAGCGCGATTTGTGCAGACGTCACGCCTTTCTCTGCCGCCAGTTCACCCAGCAATG contains the following coding sequences:
- the ptsP gene encoding phosphoenolpyruvate--protein phosphotransferase, yielding MAVVITYVCELHEGVHARPAGYIARLCNLFQADIDWENTRTGLLANAKSALSLIASDTLVNDTCRITLCGEDETQAAVQLRTLLSDLPTFSLEPEPITTQGYLPRCLRELNPQVIQGTRINKGAAIARPQIMQSLTFTDIIARNPGHIGNIESEKARFLAGLDSLRVEQEAALAKTHGIEHDLIAAHLSLITDIAFQDSAIGYLNNNMNAWSAIAQASLDFCHQLERSPSKYLQERALDILDIATQLISTIYGEQALAYHPPLLNEPTIVFTNHLTPNQFLALNRKHLAGLVLSSTGKTSHTAILARSSGIPTLADIDFSSLDFDVDQLIIIDGEPGILITHPDEKVLRYYRHEIAVQQEMQQRLREKALAPARTRDGHRVEVAANIASLAEAQAAFENGAESIGLFRTEITYMGRDCPPSCAELTDLYKQVVTLAGGKPVIFRTFDIGGDKPVGYLSVDNEENPFLGFRAVRTYPQYRDLFSTQLKAILSASASGKAKIMLPMISRVEELIWCREVLESVKQEMRHEGLAFDEQTALGIMLEVPSVLFSMAEMAEHADFFSVGSNDLTQYFFAADRGNAQVKTLYDSYTPPFLRALQFAVKEAHRAGKPVGLCGELAADETILPLLIGIGFDELSMNCTAIPGIKHALGQLSAGDCRSLTQNLLQNHNAQQFKAALQNSSVSAAQKPLLSPEMVLWGIDAADKNEAIKMMVDNLWLQQRTNTRDRLCSDIWAREVPFPTVVGSGFAIPHAQTDAVRDSSVSIATLRQPIAWGGVMVDTLFMLTISKSAQDNEHMKYFSTLARMLMNDEFVSQIKAAKSPEALYTLISRTLVF